GGCAGTGAATGAATTTGAGATGACCTCACCTGCCAGAAGACAGTGCGATGTCCTTGAGAGCCATCAGTAGACTTTCTCCCTCCACGTAGGCAAACGATAAGTTGATGCACCCTAACGCAGTGAGGTGACACGCGTCAGTGTGCGTGAGGCTAAGGTGGCGACGTTTCACTCTACCTGGGTAGCGATGTTGTGGATGTCCGTTCAAAATCACGTCAGGGAGCTGAGATGTGATCTTCTGGACCAGGCGCTTTGCCAGCACAGACACTCTTTGGTGGTCGTACTACAATGCACGCACGTCAAGACACAAAAAGCTACACACGGCACAAGAGTGTATCCATGCCGGCCGGAGGACTGACCTCCATCTCCTGCTGCGCGATGCTGCAGGCGGCCCCCAAGCCGACAGTCAGCGGGGTGGGCACGGTTCCTGAGCGCAGACCCCTCTCCTGGCCACCGCCGTTCTGCAGGGGCTCCAGGCGCACCCGCGGCCGCCGTTGCACGTACAGCGCGCCCACACCTGACACACAAGAGCATCTCATCACTTTATTCACCTTTTTTAATTAAGTTGGTGTCAAATTTTGAGAACCGCTGCTGTGGAGAGTATCAACGTGGCACTGTGAATCTTGAACGCTTACCCTTGGGTCCGTAGATTTTGTGGCCGCTGATGGACATGAGATTGATGTTGTCGTCCGTGACGTCGAGGGGAACTTTGCCGACAGCCTGCGCGGCGTCCGTGTGGAAGAACACGCCCTTGGAGCGGCAAAGACGCCCTAGACGACAAAAGGCAAAGGTCAACAAGCGGAATGCTGTGGTTCTCTTGGCTGTAAAGCTCCCACTagatgtctgtctgtgcatgttGGACTTGTTGTCCAATCACATTTCAGCATCATTGTGTTGCCGTAGGGTCTGCAGAATCAGCACTGGCGGCATATGTCGATTCAAAACGGGACTTGTCTCTTTTGACATTTTGCGCCTCGCCCTCCATTTTCTGATCGGTCGATCAGAGCAAAACTTCCGACATTCAGCCAACGTGAATCGACCGCGGGGTCACAGAGGTGCGGTTGCTACGGTTACCGATCTCCTTAACGGGCTGTAAGACTCCGATCTCGTTGTTGACTGTCATGATGGACACCAGAGACGTATCGGGAGTCATCGACGCCTCCAGCAGCtggaacaaaaatgaaaacaaacgctctcgTCCGTGGCAGGTTTGACAAACGTCCAGAAATTATAAATATACAAGCTAATACGATAAATAAATTACTGAACAAAACTGACACTCCTCCAAGTAGGGGGCGCTATGGGCTCAACAGCATTTTCAAAGCCGTATTTGAAGCCACTTCTCGAACAAGCATCAAGTGTTCTGCAATTCATTTGTTTCCAAGGGAACAAGGCCAGCACCAAAGTTTACAGTCTGTGCCGCATTTGGTTTGACATGTCAGATGAGTATCAccgaaagacattttttttctttccctcagTGGGCGTTAAAGTAGCTCGTACCTCGAGGTCGACCAGTCCGTCGGTTTGCACGGGCAAGTAGGTGACGCGGAATCCCTCTGCCTCCAGAACACGACACGAGTCCAACACGCACTTGTGTTCCGTCTGCGTGGTAATCACGTGACGCTTTTTGCCCTTGTAGAAGCGGGCCACGCCCTACGTGAATGAAAGTAGACTTATTatattgttccccccccccccccccaaaaaaaaaaacatttgcaagcaGGTTTAAGCGGACCTTGACAGCAATGTTGTTGGACTCGGTGGCTCCGCTAGTGAAGATGATCTCTCGGGGATCGGCACCAATGAGATCAGCCACCTGCTGCTCCGAGATAGAGCGGGAGAGACAAAAAGCTTAATTTCTGGAAAAACGTAAGAATATTTCGTTTTTGGTACCTTCCTTGCCGTCTCCATGGCAGTCTCGCTCTCCCAGCCGTAGGCGTGCGTCCTGGAGTGAGGGTTGCCGTAGTAATTCACCTGGTAGGGTAACATGGCGTCCAGAACGCGAGGATCCTACCGGTCGAGGTTATAGACACAATTTTAGTGTCACAACTTTTTCTTTTACTGAAAATCTCAGCTGTTTCTCTGCTCGGGCAAAATCTTTTTAGAATTGACGATCCAATTGAATTCTCAAGTCATCGCTCATGGCCGCCACTGACTCTGCAATTTCTTTCCACTGAGCTCCTTTCTTGGTATAAACACATTGACACTTGTTGTAGATGCATTTTTTTGAAAAGCACTGCCTAGAATGGACTGGAAGAGTCCCTAAATAGATTTCAATGTTGCTGTGCTTAACAGGGCGAATACCATGGGTGTGGTAGCCTGGAAGTCCATGTACAGAGGCCGCAGCTCATCTTGGACCAGGTCTCGTTTCTTGATCAGTTCtatgaaaaatgaatgaataaatagatagataaataaatcaacaaatgaataaataaataaatatatgttgATGACACCACAATATTAGTTATGTCTGTTTTCTAGTAGCAGCATTGTGGCCACAGACTGACGCAGGGTCGGAAACTGGCTTGTCTGTGGCTGGTCCCTAGTGCTGAGTCATTCCTGCTCAGCCTTTTGTGTACATGCTCATCATTTAGGAATGCTTGGGgaaccaaaacaaacatttggaatgACTTGAGTTTATCATCAAGATTGGATGTGAATATGCAGAGTGACTTTCCATTCAAGGCGGCGTTCAaagcggtacggaaaatggatggatggacattacATTCAAGATGGTTACTACTTCCTTTCACTTTCATTATGACTCAGGTCAAAATTTGACCAAGGATAAAGTGACGTGCATGTCCTATTTTGTGATGTTTACATGAATTAGTGATTGGATGAGATCAacatgactgtattttataTCCTTCACTTGTGCATGACACAGACTATACTGTTTACTGATTTGATCTAATTAAGAGTCTCTGAAATGACGAACAAAGTTGTTGTTCTGAATAATATGGGAGTGCGTATGTGTGAAGGTTTATAAATAAACTCTTTTAAGGAGTCTCTTCCAACATTCGCCAAACAAAAGCAGTTGCTATAAAAAAAATCCGGTAAGCACTCTACTGCGTCAGTTGCCAAAACAATTCAAGTTGACGCAGTTGTTGTCCCAAACTGCGTCACTTTCGCGTTAGCATCCTGCTAAGCTAACAGCGTGGATGCCTCCGAGTCCTCACCTTTCGGTTGAGTGCTGGCGGCGGCTCTCTGCTCGCAGCTCAGCCGGGGACAGAGCCTCGGAAGCGGCCAGCAGAGGCGAGAGGACGCGATCCTGCCCGAGGAGAGCATCGGGTCGGATGGAGACTTTCACCTGTTGGGAGACACCACACACACGTCCGCCAGTAAAACGTAGCCCTGCAGACCCAAATATTCTTTTGCATCGACTGAGGAAATGTTTGGTAAGAGTCGCTTACTAAACGAGCGTGTCGGAGTGCGAGTTCACAGCAAGGTTTACTTATGACACACTTTACACAACAAACGTCATCCACGAGAGGCGGAAGTTTCCGATTGTTTACTGCGCTCTCATTGGTCGACGCTACGGAAATACAGTCTCATTGGCTTGTTTACAGGAAACGTACCTTGTCTTTTTCTGATCAATTAAAACTGGAATTGGAATTTATGGTACAAAGCAGTAGAATGCGTCAGAAAGAAtttcaatcaattttatttttacgaGTGATAAACAAattcaaagtgaaaataaaaagtacttattttttaccttttatcTTGTCATTTGAGAAGCGGCCGCCTGGTGGCGACAGCTCGCCCATAGCGTCGAAACACAATCTGTAGAAGAAGAGCAAGCCTGCTGCAGGTGTTATCGGAAGTAGCCATGCGCGGAATGTTGCGGAAAAAACATCGATTACACTTCTATTAGTACAACACCGACAAGGACGCCCTCCTCCTTGTTGTCTGGCTTTAGGGTGAGCTGGTTCCGTTTTGTGTCGCGTTAAAGAAGcgcagtgtttaaagtctgaaaggtgatgcttggtagcatcccttcaacgtccgggaagtgaaggagctgacaagggattcttccctctgctttctacctctcaatgaagtcaatgaagtcaatgaatcGACACTGCTAACAAACTAACGTGGCAAGTAAACACAAGCTAGCCTCGGCTGCTAGTTCCAAAGTGCAAACACGGAGGAGAATAGTCATAATAATGTACAGGATGGCATCTTGTACGTAACTAACTGCGCCTCCGTTTAAGATAGAAATTTGGCACAGTAATGAGACAACTTTCCTTATGTATTGTCTTATTAGATATTATGTTAAGGTGTGCTTTATAACTACAGTATAATAGTACACCACAGAGAAATCAAACAGTCGTTTAAATCCTAGGTTCTCTGGCTGTTCTAAAATGTGCCTACAAGCTGTCTTTCTAAAGATGACTCATTTGAATCGTGAAAAACTTCCCCATAGGAGCCGACCGCTGTCACCATGGGAACAACAATGAGCGAGCCCTGCATCTACGACAAGCTGTCGGAGAGCATCGACGTCTTGCGCCAGTCCGGCTATCGTTACGGCATGTCCGAGCGGGAGATCGAGCGCTTCATCAAGCGCATGCTGGAGACCAACGAACCCCGACGTGACCCCCCGCAGTTCCCCCTCCTCAGGGCCACCGCCAAGGTAGGCTTTTCAATGTATACCTTGCTCAGTTCCCGAAAAGTCTCACGACATTTACCCGAATCGCTGTCAAACTGAAACGTTTGAATTCCGactttgttgtgtgtgttttgtgtagtTGGTTGTTGCGCTGGGACTTCTGCTGATGGTGGCGCTGGCGTTCACATACCCACACAGCGAGCCGCACCTGggcaccgcccgcccgggatcTTGCAACTGGTCGTCGCCGCTTAGTCACGTGCGATTGCTGGCGCTGCCCATTGCGAAAAAGTACAACTTACAAGGTAAGtaaacacgtacacacacacacatatacatacacacacacacgacagctAAGCGACCTTCTGATTCATTTGGCCATTGTTTCCTCAAGAgcagtgtcccaatacttttgtccacacGTAGGCTTCCACGAGTGGTGGAGTTCGGGCTCACCCAGACAGAGCTTGGTCAACTGCTCGGGTTGCGCCGAGATCTCCTCTGTACTGGAAGTGCCAGAGAGCCTTCGCGGTACCGTCACAATGCGTCGGGGGCCCCAGCTGGTCCAGTTGAAGGTaaactcctaaaaaaaaaaaaagccttattcTGGACCGATGGGCTTATGTATCATTTGCATCCCGCAGGGCGGCGAGTCCCTCAGCATTGAGCGGCGACAACTGGAGGAGCTCTACCTTGCACATTCGACTTCCATGTCGGTCCTGCTGGAGGACGATGACGATAGCGGCAAACACGACCTTAACACCGGCCTTCCGCAAGGGCCCGCCAATTTCACCCTGCTATGGTAGCacgcgtcacacacacacgcgcatctAAGCCGCTTCACAAAAGTTGGTTCTATGAAGTCAACGCGATTTGGAAGACAAATAGGCAGTGGACTtgttttagttaaaaaaaatcttttgtaataattgttataaatgcttatttgttttttccaTGAATGACTTTCTCATGGCTTATGATTGGCTAAAATGACCTTGCATTGAGGTGGTCACAGCGCCATCTGTTGGCTTCTTTTGGCAGCCATCAGATTTACTTTTATGATCGATTTTTGTATGGATtgatttttattccttttttgcCGTTGTGTTGGTAGGAGGTTCCGCTCCCCGACTAGAGAGAAAGTGTTACGATGGCTTTTTCCCAAGGCCGAACTCTGCCCCCTTCTGGACACCGCTGGTACTATCGTACAACGCTGCCTGGTTACACACAACACAGATATCCACAACCAGGCCAGTACCAAATTCAGTTTTATAACCAATTAAAAGGTTGATTTTCCGGCGTATTtactgtgcgtgtgtttgtgtgtgtcagggcGTGAGGGTCCTGGGCTGGCTGGTGGTGGGCGAGGGGCTTCCGACACTGCGAGTTGTTCCCATTCAGCGATGCCAAAAGCACTGCAGCTCGTTCAACTTGTGGCTCAACCCCGGAGACATGGGTAACGGCCAGCGTCAGAATTAAGAAGAGCCCCGTGTCGCAGAATTTTTATCcattcatttgaaaatatttttcggGGCGCTtgcacactaaaaaaaaaaaaacaccattaagcttttgaattttaatttgaagCCATGTCAGCAGCCCCATGCCATAGTCACTCACGTCATGCGTCTTCCTCTGCCATGTCCAGTGTACGCCGACCCTCGCTACTGGCAAATGGCGCTCTTCCCGGGACAAGGACAGAACATCGTGTGTGACGGCTCTGCCTTTTAGCGCTTTGAAGGCGAATGTCCCGACGTGGCGCCGGCTCGCCTGCCCCCGGTCCCTTCTGCTGAGGACTCCTCACGCTGCAAACGTTGACCTGTGACAAGGCGTGCCAGAAACGTGACGGCAAGGTGAAAAATCGAGTCTTGTAAAAAGGCGGGAAGGAAGGACTCACTTTCATTGTCGCCTTCTAGGACCGCTTTGATGGTGTTCAATTTTGCACAAAAGAGGAAAAAGCTGCTTTATCTTGTTTCTTCTGTCTTATTTATTGCTACTGTTGGATGTTTGACACATGCACACGTCTGCTGCTTTTTACATGTGTTGAAACGTTGCTGTACTTTGCAACAAGTCATGGGACCAAAAACCTGGCTGCaagatgaataaaaacataaatatgatttttttttttttaaatcaagtttAAACATTGACAGGAAATGTCTTGCACGATCTTGCAAACAATATAATTGATGACATGATTAAATCAgaatttttgacaaaaaagatTTCAGGTTGAGCTTAACCTGTGCGTTCGGTTCATGTCAGTTGTAatattttgtgtcattttgcACAAAGGTTCTTATCTCGTCAAAATTCAATTCACGTGCGTGTTTAGCATATGTACAGAAACCATGAAACAACTCTTGACTAGAATTTGAAATGAGTAGtttttaaaaactttaaaaaaacataacCACAGAACAACAACCTCCCATGTGCCTTCAAAGAGTgagtagttttattttattttttctccatACAACAAAGATTATTTTTGCATATATTTGCATTCTTTTCAGTGTCAAAAAGCGAACAGCCGCAACTGAGCTTGACCTATTTGCCAAGTCTCGGCCATCATCGCAAGTGCTGTCAAACTAATTCTTCTGTTTCTGTCAGCGTGACTGACTAAGAAATGGTGCAAAGAGTGAAAAGTGCCTGCAAAAGTTGTGTGTCGGTGTGAGTTTTTAGTACTTGTCAGGGTCACGTGTCTCCCTGCAATAGCGGGGACGACTCTGAGGTGTCGGGTTTGTTGGGGACGCTCCGGGCCGGCCGGTCGTACAAATGGTCGCATTCCATCAGCACCTCGGCTCGGAGTTTGATTTTCTTCAAGGAAGAATTCACGGAAAGGTCAGCAAAACGCTGGCGGTGAGAAAACGCTGGCAAAAGGATGGCCGCGAATACCTGGAAGTCTCGTATGAAGGTCAGGAAGAAGCTGATGAAGGACAACGCCAGCGACCACTCGCACACCGTGCTGATGATGTGAGCTGTGTAACCCTGGacacattgaagaaagaaaaaaagttctgTCACATTTGTTGTCTTCTTCTGCACCGTCTCATATCAGGGAAGCTAAACTCGCCTCAATTCAACAGGAAATGGCcaaattaaagtcccaatgagcgtcgtcacacacacacatctggtgccatttttatagtctttagtatgacccggccgacctttcagtctcagggcggacactaggTTAGAAATGATATGTACAAAAGAATCCAACCGCTCGGTTCCTTTGTTGTTCTTTTGATTGAGCTGGTATCAGAGCAAGTTGCAAGTCAGACGAAGACTCAGGGGAACGCCACCCACCGTCTCTCCGGGCTTCCAGTGCAGCTTGCGGGCGACATCCACTCCAGGGAGGCTGCTGTACATGACGACGGACGACACAAACACTGAGAGGCGGAGCTTAAGGAAGGCCACGACAGCAAAGAGCCCCAGATCCCACCGCTCCCGGCCGCCGACGGCCAAAAACGACAATCGATACCAAACGTACTAATTGCTCAAGGctgtccatcatccatccatcaatgatCCCTCAACGTATCCACGCGTCCATCCTTGTTCCACCTATCAGCCACAATCTGCCATCCATCAAACCATTCATCAGCCATGCTCCATCTTTcttctcatccatccattcgaCGAGGCGTCTCTAACTATGGAAGGATACTGGCCAGGACGCTAGCGGCGGTCCAGAGCGCCAGGGCGAGGCGGACGTGGAAGAGGCTCCGAGCGTGCACGCGAGGCTGCATGCGCTGCGACAGCAGCGTCTGCGCCAGGATGTACAGAGCGCCCACGCCCAACGTCAGCACGGCTCCCAGCAGGTGAGCCCAGAAGAGCGTCGTCTTCTGCAACGGCGTCAACAGGACGGACGTCAGTAAACACAGCGCTCATTTGGATGACAAAAGAATCAATCAATTCGACCCGTACGTCACTTAAGTACACGATTGAGGTTTTGCTGGAAGACTTTTCCATTCGGAAAGAGATTCAAGAGAGCACGGCGAAGCTGGAGCGAAGACGCCCCTCACCTGGAAGTTGGCCACCACGCACAGGCCCAAGGAGCTGAAGAGTCCCAGCAGCAACCCGCAGCGGTTCAGTCTGTAGACACAGCCGTTGTCGGCGCCGCTCGTCAGCGCCTCCACTTGCTTGTAGCGCACGTACACGGTGGCCATGCCTGCACCCGTGGCGTGCGGATGCCATTCAGACAGTCCCCAGAAAAACGTGAAATAGAAACAATAAAATAGAAGATGCCTTGCTGTGTTGCACGCTTGTTTAAGGCTCACCTAAAAAGGCCGACACATCCAGCATGATGCCAAACACACACCTCTCAGGTGCCATTGCGCCCGTGTCGCTGAAAACGACAAGAACATTTTGAAAGAGAAAAGCAAGAAAGGATTTTTAGTCTCGCCACGGAAACATCTGCAGGACAGTACAAAGAGCCAGGGCTACCTTCAATTACAGGTACAAAGGTCAAAACAAGCAGCAGTTAGAAATAGCACATTTGCACCTGATGTAGGGCACCAGAGGGTCCACGTGTCTCAGGACCACCGCCATGACGTAAGCAAAGATGAACGCCGCCGCCGTCCACACCACCAGGAGGGCCGGCAGGAAGCTGAGGCCCTGCTGGAACCACCACATGACTTCCGTTTCCGCTCTCGATTGTGTGCTGGAAGAAAATGAACACTGgaatattatttaattttggCCAATCATCCATAAACCGATTTAATTGATGCCACCCACCAATGAGAGAATACATCTTCACTCGGATTATGATGTATTAATCTGTCATCAAATTTGGAAAGCTCCAAAGCAAAACAGTCTAAAGGTGTACAATTTTCAACTGAAAAAAATGTGTCCTATCTTGTAACTTTAAACAAAATATGGTTTAGTTCTCAATATGCTGCAGTGGACAaccaaaacaataaatatacgattaaattatgacttttttttgacAGTGGTAATGAAAAATGTGTACAGGTTTTATTAGGATGGAAGCGTGGGGCTAATAAAATATGTGACGTCACTGAGTAATTATTGGGCAGCAGTTTCGAAACGAGATCATGAGATTTCCCTCTCAAATCTAGGAAGCTACCATATCGTAAAATTCTTCAAAAACGAAACTTGCAAACAAATCGGGAGGGAAAGCAAGCCAATCGAAAGCGACACAGCCATGGGAAGTCAATTGCATAATTAACGCCAACGCATTTGCGTCCGAAACCAAACTCCGGAGACATGCACGACCACTTAAACACTCTAAAACGAATTTAAGTCTATTGTAAAACAGATCACATCTTCTGAATCGGGTGCGATGATCCGGCTAACTTGTTTTAACGTCAACATTGCGCGACAGCACATCACCTAATCAATGACTTCAGCGGAACTTCAGTCTTTTGCAAGTCTTTGCCCGAGCGATGCTTTATCAGACAGAACTTATTAGTTCCCCTTCTTTAAGTTGGGCAAACAaccaaataataaatgaaactcACATTACTCAAGCGAGCAAAGGCTTTGGCAGCAATCGGCGTAGCTCATTTCAAACTCAGACTTTGACGTAGTTCATTGAAGACCGTTAATCGATTGCCTTTTTTGGTCGGCTTGTTTCAAAGCAAACAATGCCAATGTCGTTTTCAGTCACTCCGCGTTGTGAGGAAATAGTGCCCATGCGCGCTGCCAAACCAGCCATACCGCGCATGCGCCAACCGACCACCCATATCTATGGTGTGCAATCAAGAACAAACTTAAAATTGGTTTGAAAGATGATCAAATTCAAAGACAGTCATTTAATTGGTtttggatggatagatgaatggatcttttctactttttttccttcttttcacctttttctttcttttctctttctttcatttctttctatttctccattcggcaatgctggtgccttctaccacACCTCGGCCTATGCAGATCGCTTCGGATCGGATCTTTTTCTTCCCTGGGACCGGTGCGCTCATCGGTCGGAacaccgggtccctcgccttggcctcgcagccgcgacccctgtggggagtccgctccctcgtgctcgtcggaaccaacgaccttcCCCACGGTGACCAATATGGACGGCTTGATCAACTCAAATCGGCAAGGTAGCAAATGCAATGAATGAGATGCTTGCTGCATTTCCATTTTCAAACTACTTTATTGATATATCAAAAAGACACATCCGAGTGACAGATTCCCATCGTCAACGACTCCATCTCACCGGCAGAGATGCGCTGGCACTTTGAAATGTGGTAGAAAACATCCACAGACAGCAGTCAGTCAAGTTGAACTTACACATTGGCTTGTACTGAGCAAGCAGgcacttctttcttttttcccatCTATTGCAGAAAAAAGCATTTCAACAGCAAAAACATCGGTTGGAAATAGTCTATTCCTTGCGAGTGTTCGCTTTCGTATCGATTGttttaaacacacaacacaaacgTATACAAAGGAGTACTATGAGGCCCGCAAAAGAAAAGACGACAAGAAATGTCGTGACGGAATGAGAGTAAGGTTTGCTTCGACTTGGTCTTACTTTCTGGGAAGGCTACGAAATCAATtatcaatgcatttttctccccAAAAATGACTTGTGGGGGGGGGTATAGAATgcctcaattttattttttttttttaaacttatttgCAACAAAACAAATGCATGTTATTTGTCTTGAAACATAGGCGTAAattaaaaatttgagaaaaatccACCTCTCCAAAGTATGACTTGTTCCCTCCCTAAATAGGCTTTTTATTGTGAGCTCCTGCCTTGTGCGGCACTTTCTCT
This genomic interval from Syngnathus typhle isolate RoL2023-S1 ecotype Sweden linkage group LG11, RoL_Styp_1.0, whole genome shotgun sequence contains the following:
- the lg11h6orf89 gene encoding bombesin receptor-activated protein C6orf89 homolog, giving the protein MGTTMSEPCIYDKLSESIDVLRQSGYRYGMSEREIERFIKRMLETNEPRRDPPQFPLLRATAKLVVALGLLLMVALAFTYPHSEPHLGTARPGSCNWSSPLSHVRLLALPIAKKYNLQGFHEWWSSGSPRQSLVNCSGCAEISSVLEVPESLRGTVTMRRGPQLVQLKGGESLSIERRQLEELYLAHSTSMSVLLEDDDDSGKHDLNTGLPQGPANFTLLWRFRSPTREKVLRWLFPKAELCPLLDTAGTIVQRCLVTHNTDIHNQGVRVLGWLVVGEGLPTLRVVPIQRCQKHCSSFNLWLNPGDMVYADPRYWQMALFPGQGQNIVCDGSAF
- the dram2b gene encoding DNA damage-regulated autophagy modulator protein 2b, with the protein product MWWFQQGLSFLPALLVVWTAAAFIFAYVMAVVLRHVDPLVPYISDTGAMAPERCVFGIMLDVSAFLGMATVYVRYKQVEALTSGADNGCVYRLNRCGLLLGLFSSLGLCVVANFQKTTLFWAHLLGAVLTLGVGALYILAQTLLSQRMQPRVHARSLFHVRLALALWTAASVLAMFVSSVVMYSSLPGVDVARKLHWKPGETGYTAHIISTVCEWSLALSFISFFLTFIRDFQKIKLRAEVLMECDHLYDRPARSVPNKPDTSESSPLLQGDT
- the nfs1 gene encoding cysteine desulfurase, mitochondrial gives rise to the protein MLSSGRIASSRLCWPLPRLCPRLSCEQRAAASTQPKELIKKRDLVQDELRPLYMDFQATTPMDPRVLDAMLPYQVNYYGNPHSRTHAYGWESETAMETARKQVADLIGADPREIIFTSGATESNNIAVKGVARFYKGKKRHVITTQTEHKCVLDSCRVLEAEGFRVTYLPVQTDGLVDLELLEASMTPDTSLVSIMTVNNEIGVLQPVKEIGRLCRSKGVFFHTDAAQAVGKVPLDVTDDNINLMSISGHKIYGPKGVGALYVQRRPRVRLEPLQNGGGQERGLRSGTVPTPLTVGLGAACSIAQQEMEYDHQRVSVLAKRLVQKITSQLPDVILNGHPQHRYPGCINLSFAYVEGESLLMALKDIALSSGSACTSASLEPSYVLRAIGAEEDLAHSSIRFGIGRFTTEEEIDYTAQKCIQQVERLREMSPLWEMVQEGIDLKSIKWTQH